Proteins from a genomic interval of Actinoalloteichus hymeniacidonis:
- a CDS encoding M20 family metallopeptidase yields MTEATARAVASAKPLESEYGGAAADIRTSIRTTSAAIADELVALSQDLHAHPEEAFAEHRSVRAVAELLAAHGHRAEVGIGGLDTALLATSGSGTGPHLAVLAEYDALPGIGHGCGHNIICSAGVGGFLGVAPVIERLGGRISLIGTPAEEGGGGKETLARAGVFDDVDAVVMLHPFSHDLAMHPFLGRRQLEMVFHGVAAHAAAQPFMGRNALDAAVAAYQGVAALRQHIPPGDRVHGVFTDGGARPNVVPDRAAVLFYLRSADPATLRDLAARMERIAHGAAELAGCGVELRWDSRPPYLPIRHNQTLVGRWAANQQLCDRRPLAPGAVPGFLTGSTDLGNLSYRLPAIHPMIAVSAPTVALHTTDFAAAAASPAGDKAVRDGALGLALTSADYLGDARLRAAVHAEFEATGGAIDVPNYFD; encoded by the coding sequence ATGACCGAGGCCACCGCACGGGCGGTCGCCAGCGCGAAGCCACTCGAATCCGAGTACGGCGGCGCGGCGGCCGACATCAGGACCTCGATTCGGACCACCTCGGCAGCGATCGCCGATGAGTTGGTCGCGTTGAGCCAGGACCTGCATGCCCATCCGGAGGAGGCCTTCGCAGAACACCGATCGGTGCGGGCCGTCGCGGAGCTGCTGGCGGCCCACGGGCATCGCGCCGAGGTCGGCATCGGTGGCCTGGACACCGCCTTGCTGGCGACCAGTGGATCCGGCACCGGCCCGCACCTGGCGGTCCTCGCCGAGTACGACGCCCTGCCCGGCATCGGACACGGCTGCGGACACAACATCATCTGCTCGGCAGGTGTCGGCGGTTTCCTCGGCGTGGCACCGGTCATCGAGCGACTCGGCGGTCGGATCTCGCTGATCGGCACTCCGGCCGAGGAAGGTGGCGGAGGCAAGGAAACGCTGGCCAGAGCCGGGGTCTTCGACGACGTCGATGCGGTGGTGATGCTGCATCCCTTCAGCCACGACCTGGCGATGCACCCGTTCCTGGGCCGCAGGCAGCTGGAGATGGTCTTCCACGGGGTCGCCGCACATGCCGCCGCCCAGCCCTTCATGGGCCGCAACGCCTTGGACGCTGCGGTCGCCGCCTATCAGGGGGTAGCCGCGCTGCGACAGCACATCCCGCCGGGCGATCGGGTGCACGGCGTGTTCACCGACGGCGGTGCCCGTCCGAATGTGGTGCCCGACCGTGCCGCAGTGCTGTTCTACCTGCGCTCGGCGGACCCGGCGACCCTGCGCGACCTGGCCGCCCGAATGGAGCGGATCGCCCATGGTGCCGCCGAACTGGCCGGTTGCGGCGTCGAGCTGCGGTGGGACTCGCGGCCGCCGTATCTGCCGATCCGACACAACCAGACGCTGGTCGGTCGATGGGCGGCCAACCAGCAGCTGTGTGATCGCAGGCCGCTGGCCCCCGGCGCGGTGCCCGGTTTCCTCACCGGCTCCACGGACCTGGGCAATCTGAGTTATCGACTACCCGCGATCCACCCGATGATCGCCGTCTCCGCGCCGACGGTCGCCTTGCACACCACGGATTTCGCCGCCGCCGCCGCGAGCCCCGCAGGCGATAAGGCGGTGCGGGACGGGGCGCTCGGCTTGGCGCTCACCTCGGCGGACTACCTCGGCGACGCGCGGCTGCGAGCCGCCGTGCACGCGGAGTTCGAGGCCACGGGTGGCGCGATCGACGTGCCGAACTACTTCGACTGA
- the pdhA gene encoding pyruvate dehydrogenase (acetyl-transferring) E1 component subunit alpha, giving the protein MSSPEYWTKPWPSSSAEKPPPPGSNQAAVAARPTAEQVIAGLRATSEGGPDLVQLLTPEGERVTHPHFDLDITPEELRSLYRDMVLVRRTDRECNALQRQGQLGIWVPLLGQEAAQIGAGRAMRPQDMAFPSYREHGVAWCRGIDPTDLLGIFRGTDHGTWDSQEKRFHPYTIVIGNQVLNAAGYAMGQRLDGKVGDGHQDDAEATIVFFGDGATSQGDVNEGFVWGAVYDAPVVFFCQNNQWAISEPMERQSRIPLYQRASGFGFPGIRVDGNDVLATLAVTRWALEECRSGNGPVLIEAFTYRMDAHTTSDDPTRYRLSDELEAWKLKDPIERVRVHLVRSQFADADFFAQVDAESDALAERLREFCINMPTPPADRIFSHVYSENSPVLDQQRDEFLDYLSKFEHAGGAL; this is encoded by the coding sequence ATGTCGTCGCCCGAATACTGGACCAAGCCATGGCCGAGTTCATCGGCCGAGAAGCCGCCGCCACCGGGGAGCAACCAGGCCGCCGTGGCGGCCCGACCTACGGCGGAACAGGTGATCGCTGGACTGCGCGCCACCTCGGAAGGTGGTCCCGACCTGGTGCAGCTCCTCACCCCGGAGGGTGAGCGAGTGACGCACCCGCATTTCGACCTCGACATCACCCCGGAGGAGTTGCGAAGCCTCTACCGGGACATGGTCCTGGTCCGACGCACCGACCGCGAGTGCAACGCACTGCAGCGACAGGGTCAGCTTGGTATCTGGGTCCCGCTGCTGGGGCAGGAGGCCGCCCAGATCGGCGCGGGCCGCGCGATGCGCCCCCAGGACATGGCGTTCCCGAGCTACCGCGAGCACGGTGTCGCCTGGTGCCGGGGCATCGACCCCACCGACCTGCTCGGCATCTTCCGGGGTACCGACCATGGGACCTGGGATTCGCAGGAGAAGCGGTTCCATCCCTACACGATCGTCATCGGCAACCAGGTCTTGAACGCGGCCGGTTACGCGATGGGTCAGCGGTTGGACGGCAAGGTCGGCGACGGCCATCAGGATGATGCCGAGGCCACCATCGTCTTCTTCGGCGACGGGGCGACCAGCCAGGGCGATGTGAACGAGGGCTTCGTCTGGGGCGCGGTCTACGACGCCCCGGTGGTGTTCTTCTGCCAGAACAACCAGTGGGCCATCTCCGAGCCGATGGAACGACAGAGCCGGATCCCCCTCTATCAGCGGGCGAGCGGCTTCGGCTTCCCCGGCATCCGGGTCGACGGCAACGACGTGCTCGCGACGCTGGCGGTCACCCGCTGGGCGCTGGAGGAGTGCCGCAGCGGCAACGGACCGGTGCTGATCGAGGCGTTCACCTATCGGATGGATGCGCACACCACCTCCGATGACCCGACCCGCTACCGGCTCTCCGATGAGTTGGAGGCGTGGAAGCTCAAGGACCCGATCGAACGGGTCCGGGTCCACCTGGTGCGCAGTCAATTCGCCGATGCCGACTTCTTCGCTCAGGTCGACGCCGAATCCGACGCACTGGCCGAACGGCTGCGCGAGTTCTGCATCAACATGCCGACGCCGCCCGCCGACCGGATCTTCTCGCATGTCTACAGCGAGAACAGCCCGGTCCTCGATCAGCAGCGTGACGAGTTCCTCGATTACCTGTCCAAGTTCGAGCACGCGGGGGGTGCGCTCTGA
- a CDS encoding amino acid ABC transporter ATP-binding protein codes for MADAKTDDPAGAVSSETPVISIDGLKKSFGDLEVLKGVDLSVTRGEVVCVIGPSGSGKSTLLRCVNLLEEPTAGKIVVSGTELTDPDCDIDAARTRIGMVFQQFNLFAHLNVLDNLTIAQRKVLGRGKEESERVAKSNLERVGLSDKASAMPAQLSGGQQQRAAIARALSMNPDVMLFDEPTSALDPELVGDVLGVMRGLAEEGMTMLVVTHEMQFAREVADTVLFMDGGYVVEQGDPAQVIGAPRERRTKEFLARVLDPTHQNPQDTAV; via the coding sequence ATGGCGGATGCCAAGACCGACGACCCGGCCGGCGCCGTGAGCTCGGAGACCCCGGTGATCTCGATCGACGGGCTCAAGAAGTCCTTCGGTGATCTCGAAGTCCTCAAGGGCGTCGACCTGAGCGTCACCCGGGGCGAGGTGGTCTGTGTGATCGGACCATCCGGCTCCGGCAAATCGACGCTGCTGCGCTGCGTGAACCTGTTGGAGGAGCCCACTGCGGGAAAGATCGTGGTGAGCGGTACCGAGCTGACCGACCCGGACTGCGATATCGATGCGGCCCGGACCCGGATCGGCATGGTGTTCCAGCAGTTCAACCTGTTCGCGCACCTCAACGTGCTGGACAACCTGACCATCGCCCAGCGCAAGGTGCTCGGTCGGGGCAAGGAGGAGTCCGAGCGGGTCGCCAAGTCCAACCTGGAGCGGGTCGGCCTGTCGGACAAGGCATCGGCGATGCCCGCGCAGCTGTCCGGGGGTCAGCAGCAGCGCGCCGCGATCGCCAGGGCGCTGTCGATGAACCCGGACGTGATGTTGTTCGACGAGCCGACCTCGGCGCTGGACCCCGAGTTGGTCGGGGATGTGCTCGGGGTGATGCGCGGTCTCGCGGAGGAGGGGATGACCATGCTGGTCGTCACCCATGAGATGCAGTTCGCCCGCGAGGTGGCCGACACCGTCCTGTTCATGGACGGCGGATACGTCGTCGAGCAGGGCGATCCCGCGCAGGTCATCGGTGCACCGAGGGAACGGCGGACCAAGGAGTTCCTGGCGCGCGTTCTGGACCCCACGCATCAGAACCCGCAGGACACCGCAGTCTGA
- a CDS encoding ABC transporter substrate-binding protein: MALSFGLAGCGTSGAEAPEEEQRVVPDVDLVSDGRLLTCTHLPYDPFQFEQDGEVVGFDVDIVDLIADELDVEQAIVDMPFEGIQTGVALDAGECDIAAAAMTITDERSEVIDFAYPYFNAAQALLVERASPVRGLDGLHGQRLAVQEGTTGAAFAEQYNADNGEPIELLYYPNLSALTQSLRSEESDGVLSDNGPLHEFAQVYRDTEVTAEFDTGEQYGLAVRQGNTELLDVVNRVLEEARADGRYEEIHLKWFGVTPNQW; encoded by the coding sequence TTGGCACTTTCTTTCGGTCTCGCCGGATGCGGCACGTCGGGAGCCGAGGCCCCAGAAGAGGAACAGCGCGTCGTCCCGGACGTCGATCTCGTCTCGGATGGCAGGCTTCTGACCTGCACTCATCTTCCTTATGATCCGTTTCAGTTCGAGCAGGACGGTGAGGTCGTCGGCTTCGACGTCGACATCGTGGACCTCATCGCCGACGAGCTCGACGTCGAACAGGCGATCGTCGACATGCCCTTCGAGGGCATTCAGACCGGTGTGGCGCTCGACGCGGGGGAATGCGATATCGCCGCTGCGGCGATGACCATCACCGATGAGCGCAGCGAAGTGATCGACTTCGCCTATCCGTACTTCAATGCCGCGCAGGCATTGCTGGTGGAACGCGCTTCGCCGGTCCGAGGGCTCGATGGCCTGCACGGGCAACGCCTAGCGGTGCAGGAAGGCACCACGGGCGCCGCTTTCGCCGAGCAGTACAACGCCGACAACGGCGAACCGATCGAACTCCTCTACTACCCGAACCTCTCCGCGCTGACCCAGAGTCTGCGATCCGAGGAGAGCGACGGCGTGCTCTCCGACAACGGGCCGCTCCACGAGTTCGCGCAGGTCTATCGGGATACCGAGGTAACCGCCGAGTTCGACACCGGCGAGCAGTACGGCCTCGCGGTGCGACAGGGCAACACCGAACTTCTCGACGTCGTCAACCGGGTGCTCGAGGAGGCCCGCGCGGACGGCCGGTACGAGGAGATCCACCTGAAGTGGTTCGGAGTTACCCCGAACCAATGGTGA
- a CDS encoding M20/M25/M40 family metallo-hydrolase yields MTHSDLTKIVQQRWDDAVLPSLQKLVEIPALSPVFDPDWATTGHLDAAVEHVQSWIDERGLTGATSRVLRLPGRTPLLVIDVPATAGAEDAGTALLYGHLDKQPPVGGWSEGLGPWTPVVRDGRLYGRGSADDGYAAYAATTALEALRAAGGAHARAVILLETGEESGSPDLPAYLAELSDDLGEVGLVVCLDSGAGDYDRMWLTTSLRGMVQLQVTATVLDAGQHSGMASGVVPSSFRVLRVLLDRIEDARTGAMLLPELSVEVPANRVAEVRAALEAVPGLISDGIPMPADIRPMTDDPVEQALNNTWRPTLSVIGGSGLPDPASAGNVLRPSTTLALSFRLPPTADPDAALAALREVLTSDVPYGARVELDRSECAPGWNAPDVAPWLDEALSTASSEVFSAPWRTMGIGGSIPFMGLLHAAYPAAQFVVTGALGPGSNAHVPDESLHLNYAAKITAAVSVVLDAHARQV; encoded by the coding sequence GTGACGCATTCAGATTTGACCAAGATCGTTCAACAACGGTGGGATGACGCCGTGCTGCCCAGCTTGCAGAAGCTGGTCGAGATCCCGGCGCTCTCGCCCGTCTTCGATCCGGACTGGGCCACCACCGGGCATCTCGATGCGGCGGTGGAGCATGTGCAGTCCTGGATCGACGAGCGGGGTTTGACGGGTGCGACCTCGCGAGTGCTGCGGCTGCCCGGCCGGACTCCGCTCCTGGTGATCGATGTTCCGGCCACTGCTGGCGCGGAGGACGCGGGCACCGCCCTGCTGTACGGGCATCTGGACAAGCAACCCCCGGTCGGCGGCTGGTCGGAGGGGCTCGGCCCGTGGACGCCGGTGGTGCGGGACGGCAGGCTCTACGGCCGGGGCTCGGCCGACGACGGCTATGCGGCCTACGCGGCGACGACGGCGCTGGAGGCATTGCGAGCCGCCGGGGGCGCGCATGCCAGGGCGGTCATCCTGTTGGAGACCGGTGAGGAATCCGGCTCGCCGGATCTGCCTGCCTACCTGGCCGAATTGAGCGACGACCTCGGCGAGGTCGGTCTCGTGGTCTGCCTGGACTCCGGTGCAGGCGATTACGACCGGATGTGGCTGACCACCTCGCTGCGCGGGATGGTGCAGTTGCAGGTCACGGCCACGGTGTTGGACGCGGGCCAGCACTCGGGCATGGCCAGTGGAGTGGTGCCGAGTTCCTTCCGGGTCTTACGCGTGCTGTTGGACCGCATCGAGGATGCTCGGACGGGTGCCATGTTGTTGCCCGAACTCAGTGTCGAGGTACCCGCGAACCGGGTCGCCGAGGTGCGGGCCGCGCTCGAAGCCGTTCCGGGATTGATATCCGATGGCATCCCGATGCCTGCGGATATCCGTCCGATGACCGATGACCCGGTGGAACAGGCGCTGAACAACACCTGGCGGCCCACGCTCTCGGTGATCGGCGGATCGGGGCTGCCCGATCCCGCCTCGGCGGGCAACGTGCTGCGACCCTCGACGACCTTGGCCCTGAGCTTCCGGCTGCCGCCCACCGCCGACCCCGATGCCGCGCTCGCCGCGCTGCGCGAGGTGCTGACCTCGGACGTTCCCTACGGTGCTCGGGTGGAGCTTGATCGCAGCGAGTGTGCGCCGGGATGGAACGCACCCGATGTCGCGCCCTGGCTGGACGAGGCACTGTCCACGGCGAGCAGCGAGGTGTTCTCGGCGCCGTGGCGGACGATGGGCATCGGCGGATCCATCCCGTTCATGGGGCTGTTGCATGCCGCGTATCCGGCGGCGCAATTCGTCGTGACCGGTGCGCTCGGCCCGGGCAGTAATGCACACGTTCCGGATGAGTCGCTGCACTTGAACTATGCGGCGAAGATCACTGCCGCGGTGTCGGTGGTGCTCGACGCCCACGCCAGGCAGGTCTGA
- a CDS encoding SDR family NAD(P)-dependent oxidoreductase yields the protein MRPLSEQTILITGATAGLGRYLTDRLAATGATVIMHGRDAQRLAQAHREVVAASGNERIETVLADLAALSAVDALGTELAARLPRLDVLVNNAGVGAGADSSVRQESSDGVELRFAVNYLATYHLTRTLSPLLARSAPSRIVNIASAGQQAIDFDDPLLTQSYDGARAYRQSKLAMIMLTLDLAEEFGVGQITANAIHPATFMDTAMVREWGITPVNTLADGGEATLPLITEERFDEINGCYFNTTEQERANSQAYEPEARRCLRKLSDELIADALGGN from the coding sequence ATGCGACCGCTGAGCGAACAGACCATCCTCATCACCGGGGCGACCGCAGGACTCGGCCGCTACCTGACGGATCGACTCGCCGCGACCGGCGCCACCGTGATCATGCACGGGAGGGACGCGCAACGGCTCGCCCAAGCACATCGGGAAGTCGTCGCCGCCAGCGGAAACGAGCGGATCGAGACCGTTCTCGCCGACCTCGCCGCCCTGTCGGCGGTGGACGCCCTCGGGACCGAACTCGCCGCGCGGCTGCCCAGGCTCGATGTGCTGGTCAACAACGCGGGGGTCGGCGCGGGCGCCGATTCCTCGGTCCGCCAGGAGAGTTCCGATGGGGTCGAACTGCGCTTCGCCGTGAACTACCTGGCGACCTATCACCTCACCCGCACCCTGAGCCCGCTACTGGCTCGCTCGGCACCGAGTCGGATCGTCAACATCGCCTCGGCGGGGCAACAGGCCATCGACTTCGATGATCCGCTGCTGACCCAGTCCTACGATGGGGCTCGTGCCTACCGGCAGAGCAAACTCGCGATGATCATGCTGACGCTGGATCTCGCCGAGGAGTTCGGCGTCGGGCAGATCACCGCCAACGCGATTCATCCCGCGACCTTCATGGACACCGCGATGGTGCGGGAATGGGGAATCACGCCGGTCAACACCCTCGCCGACGGCGGCGAGGCCACCCTCCCGCTGATCACCGAGGAGCGGTTCGACGAGATCAACGGCTGCTACTTCAACACCACCGAACAGGAGCGGGCGAACTCGCAGGCGTACGAGCCCGAGGCTCGCCGCTGCCTTCGGAAACTCTCCGATGAGCTGATTGCGGACGCGCTCGGCGGCAACTGA
- a CDS encoding AbgT family transporter, giving the protein MTNTPTSTPRDSVARANRLDRVLNWIERVGNRLPEPFILFVLLTLIVAVVSTLMAGFGVSILIPGDEESTPIRGAFTGAGVEFMFTGLASNFIEFPPLQTVVTIMLGVGLAERTGLLAALIRLAFGNAPKWLLPYALGFIGVTGSVMSDSAFIIIPPLAAMVFKAAGRHPVAGLLGGFAAAGAGYSTSLLVTSLDALFSGITNSVVETLPGIGATASSVTPVSNYFFNIASAIVLSLIAGFIIAKVVEPGLVRSDFPREEVDAPAAAGGRGGPAPRTVEDAEAADIAESEHTSQALTAEVSAVERRGLRWAGLTLLVVTAAVLALTLPSGAPLRNSDGGYLPDSPLLSSVTTLVFFAFFVPAIAYGIVVGVIRKGADVPLLMGRALKDLSGFIVLAFVLGQFIALFAWTNIGAWLAVSGAELLQSIGLTGYPAVFGFIVLASVLNLFIISGSSLWTLMASVFVPMFLLIGFEPGFTQAAFRVGDSATQVITPLNPYMIVLLTFVRRYQPSAGLGTLIAKMLPFVVPFWLFWAGVLTVFYFLDLPLGPGMGIHLTG; this is encoded by the coding sequence GTGACGAACACTCCGACCTCGACCCCACGCGATTCCGTCGCGAGGGCCAATCGGCTCGACCGGGTGTTGAACTGGATCGAGCGGGTCGGCAACAGACTGCCGGAGCCGTTCATCCTCTTCGTGTTACTCACGTTGATCGTCGCCGTGGTGTCGACCCTGATGGCGGGCTTCGGGGTGTCGATCCTGATCCCGGGCGACGAGGAGTCGACGCCGATCCGGGGCGCGTTCACCGGTGCGGGCGTCGAGTTCATGTTCACCGGTTTGGCGTCGAACTTCATCGAGTTCCCACCGCTGCAGACGGTCGTCACGATCATGCTCGGCGTCGGCCTGGCCGAGCGAACCGGATTGCTCGCCGCCCTGATCCGGTTGGCCTTCGGCAACGCACCGAAGTGGTTGCTGCCCTACGCACTCGGTTTCATCGGCGTCACCGGCAGCGTCATGTCCGACAGTGCCTTCATCATCATCCCGCCACTGGCGGCGATGGTCTTCAAGGCCGCCGGGCGGCATCCGGTGGCAGGCCTGCTGGGTGGATTCGCGGCCGCCGGGGCCGGCTACTCGACCTCGCTACTGGTGACAAGCCTGGATGCGCTGTTCTCCGGCATCACGAACTCGGTTGTGGAGACCCTGCCCGGCATCGGTGCAACGGCCAGCTCGGTCACCCCGGTGTCGAACTACTTCTTCAACATCGCCTCCGCGATCGTGCTCAGCCTGATCGCGGGTTTCATCATCGCGAAGGTGGTCGAGCCGGGGCTGGTGCGTTCGGACTTCCCGCGCGAGGAGGTCGACGCTCCGGCCGCAGCAGGCGGGCGGGGCGGACCGGCGCCGCGCACGGTGGAGGATGCCGAGGCTGCGGACATCGCGGAGTCCGAGCACACCTCGCAGGCCTTGACCGCAGAGGTGTCGGCGGTGGAGCGGCGTGGTCTGCGGTGGGCCGGGCTCACCCTGCTGGTGGTGACTGCGGCGGTGCTCGCGTTGACGCTGCCCTCGGGCGCCCCGCTGCGTAATTCCGACGGCGGCTATCTACCGGACTCGCCGTTGCTCAGCTCGGTGACGACGCTGGTGTTCTTCGCCTTCTTCGTGCCCGCCATCGCCTACGGGATCGTGGTCGGCGTGATCCGCAAGGGCGCCGACGTGCCGTTGTTGATGGGGCGGGCGTTGAAGGACCTATCGGGGTTCATCGTGTTGGCGTTCGTGCTCGGCCAGTTCATCGCGTTGTTCGCCTGGACCAACATCGGTGCGTGGCTGGCGGTCTCCGGTGCCGAACTGTTGCAGAGCATCGGACTCACCGGCTATCCGGCCGTCTTCGGCTTCATCGTGCTCGCCTCGGTGCTGAACCTGTTCATCATCTCCGGGTCGAGCCTGTGGACCCTGATGGCGAGTGTGTTCGTGCCGATGTTCCTGCTCATCGGTTTCGAACCGGGCTTCACGCAGGCGGCGTTCCGGGTGGGCGACTCGGCCACCCAGGTGATCACCCCGCTCAACCCGTACATGATCGTGTTGCTGACCTTCGTGCGGCGGTATCAACCCAGCGCGGGGCTGGGGACGCTGATCGCGAAGATGTTGCCGTTCGTGGTGCCGTTCTGGCTGTTCTGGGCGGGGGTCCTGACGGTGTTCTACTTCCTCGATCTGCCGCTGGGGCCGGGGATGGGCATCCATCTGACCGGCTGA
- a CDS encoding ABC transporter substrate-binding protein encodes MERRSRRILRPAVVLAPVLALSLAACGGDSEGASVDGIELVSDGQLTTCTHLPYEPFQFREGEEIVGFDVDLVDLVAEDLGVEQAIVDTPFDTIQSGADLDTGKCDVAAAGMTINDVREENIDFADPYFDASQALLVAADSDIEGEADLAGLRVAVQTGTTGQEWARENLPDSELVTFEDLALLTAYVQNGEVDAGINDNGVLYDFAGDNPDVAVVAEFDTGEQYGVAVRTGNDALRERINEVLAAAREDGRYDEIYEKWFGTAPAGDDAAEGEDAEDTEADDTEADAEEGAADEESESSESAEDSEN; translated from the coding sequence TTGGAACGGCGTAGTAGAAGGATCCTCCGTCCTGCCGTCGTGCTGGCACCCGTGCTGGCCCTGTCCCTTGCCGCGTGCGGGGGTGACAGTGAGGGCGCATCGGTCGACGGCATCGAGCTGGTGTCTGATGGTCAGCTGACGACCTGCACCCACCTGCCGTACGAGCCGTTCCAGTTCCGCGAGGGCGAGGAGATCGTCGGGTTCGACGTCGACCTCGTGGACCTCGTCGCCGAGGACCTCGGCGTCGAACAGGCGATCGTCGACACCCCCTTCGACACGATCCAGTCCGGGGCCGACCTGGACACCGGGAAGTGCGATGTCGCTGCTGCGGGCATGACCATCAACGATGTCCGCGAAGAGAACATAGACTTCGCCGACCCGTACTTCGACGCCAGCCAGGCGTTGTTGGTGGCTGCGGACTCCGATATCGAGGGCGAGGCCGACCTCGCGGGCCTGCGTGTCGCGGTGCAGACCGGTACGACCGGCCAGGAATGGGCGAGGGAGAACCTGCCTGACTCGGAACTCGTCACCTTCGAGGACCTGGCGCTGCTGACAGCATACGTCCAGAACGGCGAGGTCGACGCGGGCATCAACGACAACGGCGTCCTCTACGACTTCGCGGGTGACAACCCCGATGTCGCGGTCGTCGCGGAGTTCGACACCGGCGAGCAGTACGGCGTTGCGGTGCGGACCGGCAACGACGCTCTGCGGGAGCGGATCAACGAGGTCCTGGCCGCTGCCCGCGAGGATGGCCGCTACGACGAGATCTATGAGAAGTGGTTCGGTACGGCGCCTGCTGGCGACGACGCGGCCGAGGGTGAGGACGCCGAGGACACCGAGGCTGATGACACCGAGGCCGACGCCGAGGAGGGCGCGGCGGACGAGGAGTCCGAATCCTCGGAGAGCGCCGAGGATTCGGAGAACTGA
- a CDS encoding amino acid ABC transporter permease, whose product MSKRQRAKVIRGVQYAILIAAVLLIIVAADWGQIQRAFFNMDVAANLFPTVITVALGNTIFYTVLGFALGLGLGLVLALMRLSSVAPYRWISGIYIEFFRGLPAMLVFLAVGVGIPYAFDTRLDRNVQIMVALGLVGAAYIAETIRAGIQAVPKGQIEAARSLGMSPTRTMITVIIPQAFRIVLPPLTNELILLTKDSSLAFFLGSTLAQQELAQFGREALNTNQSMTPVLVVGVCYLIITIPLSFVSRALEKRFGKGVARKQAKASATRSGGQ is encoded by the coding sequence ATGAGCAAGCGCCAACGGGCCAAGGTGATCAGGGGCGTGCAGTACGCGATCCTGATCGCGGCGGTGCTGTTGATCATCGTGGCCGCGGACTGGGGCCAGATCCAGCGCGCCTTCTTCAATATGGACGTCGCGGCCAACCTGTTCCCGACGGTCATCACGGTCGCCCTGGGCAACACGATCTTCTATACGGTGCTCGGCTTCGCGCTCGGCCTCGGGCTCGGGCTGGTGCTCGCGTTGATGCGCCTGTCCTCGGTGGCGCCCTACCGGTGGATCTCGGGCATCTACATCGAGTTCTTCCGAGGCCTGCCCGCCATGCTGGTCTTCCTCGCCGTCGGCGTGGGCATCCCGTATGCCTTCGACACCCGGTTGGACCGCAACGTCCAGATCATGGTCGCGCTCGGATTGGTCGGCGCCGCCTACATCGCCGAGACCATCCGCGCGGGCATCCAGGCGGTGCCCAAGGGCCAGATCGAGGCGGCCCGCTCACTGGGCATGTCGCCTACCCGCACGATGATCACGGTGATCATTCCGCAGGCGTTCCGGATCGTGCTGCCGCCGTTGACCAACGAGTTGATCCTGCTGACCAAGGACTCCTCGCTGGCCTTCTTCCTCGGCAGTACCTTGGCCCAGCAGGAGTTGGCGCAGTTCGGCCGCGAGGCGTTGAACACCAACCAGAGCATGACGCCGGTCCTGGTGGTCGGAGTCTGTTATCTGATCATCACCATCCCGCTGTCGTTCGTCTCCCGAGCCTTGGAGAAGCGATTCGGCAAGGGAGTAGCCAGGAAACAGGCCAAGGCGAGTGCGACACGCAGCGGGGGACAGTGA